In Elaeis guineensis isolate ETL-2024a chromosome 1, EG11, whole genome shotgun sequence, a genomic segment contains:
- the LOC105038639 gene encoding ribonuclease 3: MARSKALPLLFFLGLLSFSFSPAIATIKFNFFYLTLMWPGTYCNGIPFNKCCRPTAGTPAPDFFVQALKPYNITTGETVTECAIECCFSLKLVKKLIDDLNHYWSDVSCPSNNGHRLWEDVWCTYGTCSNLTESVYFQRALALRAQVNLLSIFKRNGIVPSSTKYYSLKGIQKALKGIPGSSTVVECNRQWLFFGDYYLYKIHICISSDAKSIISCPIKKSTINCGSEVKFLPFDPRELPVSTGAHNMPAANPIKMPAAAIDMDM; this comes from the exons ATGGCCAGATCCAAGGCTCTTCCTCTGCTATTCTTTCTTGGCCTCCTATCGTTCTCTTTCAGTCCGGCAATAGCAACCATCAAATTCAACTTCTTTTACCTGACCCTCATG TGGCCGGGCACTTACTGCAACGGTATTCCCTTCAACAAATGTTGCCGCCCAACTGCAGGCACGCCGGCACCGGACTTCTTTGTGCAGGCCCTCAAGCCGTATAATATCACCACTGGTGAAACTGTGACTGAATGCGCCATCGAGTGCTGCTTCTCCCTCAAGTTG GTCAAGAAGCTCATAGATGACTTAAATCATTACTGGAGCGACGTATCCTGCCCCAGCAACAACGGGCACAGACTATGGGAGGACGTCTGGTGCACCTACGGCACTTGCTCCAACCTCACCGAATCAGTATACTTCCAACGGGCTCTCGCCCTCAGAGCCCAGGTGAACCTGCTCTCCATCTTCAAACGCAACG GCATTGTGCCATCTAGCACCAAATACTACAGCCTCAAGGGCATCCAGAAAGCGCTCAAAGGCATCCCTGGGTCGTCGACTGTGGTGGAATGCAACCGGCAGTGGTTGTTCTTCGGGGACTACTACCTCTACAAGATCCACATTTGTATCTCCAGCGATGCGAAGTCGATCATCAGCTGTCCTAtcaagaagagcaccatcaactGTGGCAGCGAAGTTAAGTTCCTTCCTTTTGACCCTCGTGAGCTGCCCGTCAGTACTGGTGCCCACAACATGCCGGCGGCCAACCCCATCAAGATGCCTGCAGCTGCCATAGATATGGACATGTAA
- the LOC105038640 gene encoding extracellular ribonuclease LE, which translates to MATSKALPLLFLLGLLSLASSPTTAASEFDFFYLSLMWPGAYCSSSFWSKCCRPTTGKPALDFFVQALETYNSITDEPVTKCSTQCRFSVNALRDLIDDLYAYWTNVSCPSNNGRQQWERVWCTYGTCSGFNQTYYFQRALALRAKVDLLCILKNNGIVPSSTKSYTLEDIQNAFIPTLGFSTVVECNQKWWFGDYQLYKIHICVSSDAKSIISCPIQKSSNCGSKVKFLPFDPNALPISNLADLMIKMPAAIDIDV; encoded by the exons ATGGCTACATCCAAGGCTCTTCCTCTGCTATTCTTGCTTGGCCTCCTATCTCTGGCTTCCTCCCCAACAACAGCGGCCTCTGAATTCGACTTCTTTTACTTGTCCCTTATG TGGCCAGGCGCTTACTGCAGTTCTAGCTTCTGGAGCAAGTGCTGTCGCCCAACTACAGGCAAACCAGCACTGGACTTCTTTGTGCAGGCCCTGGAGACATATAATAGCATCACTGATGAACCTGTGACTAAGTGCAGCACCCAGTGCCGCTTCTCCGTCAATGCG CTGAGGGACCTCATAGATGACTTATATGCTTACTGGACCAACGTGTCCTGCCCTAGCAACAACGGACGCCAACAATGGGAGCGCGTCTGGTGCACCTACGGCACTTGCTCCGGCTTTAACCAGACATACTACTTCCAACGGGCTCTCGCCCTCCGGGCCAAGGTGGACCTGCTCTGCATCCTCAAAAACAACG GCATTGTGCCATCTAGCACAAAGTCCTACACGCTAGAGGACATCCAGAATGCATTCATCCCCACCCTTGGGTTCTCCACTGTGGTGGAATGCAACCAGAAGTGGTGGTTTGGGGACTACCAGCTCTACAAGATCCACATCTGTGTCTCCAGCGATGCAAAGTCGATCATCAGCTGTCCTATCCAGAAGAGCAGCAACTGTGGCAGCAAGGTTAAGTTCCTTCCCTTCGACCCTAACGCCCTGCCCATCAGCAACCTGGCTGACCTCATGATCAAGATGCCTGCTGCCATAGATATTGATGTGTAA